One stretch of Lagenorhynchus albirostris chromosome 13, mLagAlb1.1, whole genome shotgun sequence DNA includes these proteins:
- the LOC132531552 gene encoding zinc finger protein 514 isoform X2, whose product MPGVTQLAPRSLNPRRTAGTRPEDRDLDLVKGHRPFAPAMDSTASVLPSQDPALPPERCPGEKGTASLFLKARPQDLMTFEDVAVELTRWEWGQLDPTQKDVYREVMLENFKNLASLGFPMSKPYVICRLEEGEEPCILEREISTGAPADWERRHQAKESMLSQGISKEELFQIASVEKDIRDELWSSKLKATCGCDDQLEMHPKKERRLKEMSLTHKYTTTLRRDHEWSEFGTSLGLRSVPVNQHSVLMGEGYYKCDTDFRETSGRNNSQRTHPGKKSCKCNECGKLFHFQSELRRHQRCHTGEKPYECSECGRAFGHISSLIKHQRTHTGEKPYECSECGRAFSQSSSLVLHYRFHTGEKPYKCNECGRAFGHTSSLIKHQRTHTGEKPYECRECGRTFSQSSSLIVHYRFHTGEKPYKCNRCGKAFSQSSSLTQHYRFHTGEKPYKCNECGRAFAHTASLIKHQKSHAGKKTL is encoded by the exons ATGCCTGGTGTCACCCAGCTTGCTCCCCGCTCCCTGAACCCCAGGAGGACCGCAGGGACCCGGCCGGAGGACAGAGATTTGGACCTAGTGAAAGGACATCGTCCCTTTGCACCAGCTATGGACTCCACAGCATCAG TTCTCCCTTCTCAGGACCCTGCTCTTCCTCCAGAGAGATGcccaggagaaaagggaacagccAGCTTATTCCTGAAGGCCAGGCCCCAG GACCTGATGACATTTGAGGATGTGGCTGTGGAACTCACCCGGTGGGAGTGGGGGCAGCTGGACCCTACTCAGAAGGACGTGTACCGGGAAGTGATGCTAGAGAATTTCAAGAACCTGGCCTCCCTGG GGTTTCCAATGTCCAAACCGTATGTGATCTGCCGgttggaggaaggggaagagccCTGTATTTTGGAGAGAGAAATCTCAACAGGTGCCCCCGCAG actgGGAGAGAAGGCATCAAGCCAAGGAATCAATGCTAAGTCAGGGAATTTCCAAAGAAGAATTATTCCAGATAGCATCAGTGGAAAAAGACATTAGAGATGAACTCTGGTCCTCCAAACTGAAAGCAACTTGTGGTTGTGATGACCAGTTAGAGATGCATCCAAAAAAGGAGAGACGTCTGAAAGAAATGTCACTCACTCACAAATATACTACCACCCTTAGGAGAGATCATGAGTGGAGTGAATTTGGGACAAGTTTGGGTTTAAGATCAGTCCCTGTTAACCAACACAGTGTTCTCATGGGAGAAGGATACTATAAATGTGATACAGATTTCAGAGAGACTTCAGGGAGAAATAACTCTCAGAGAACCCATCCAGGGAAGAAATCTTGTAAATGCAATGAATGTGGGAAGTTGTTCCATTTCCAGTCAGAACTTAGGCGCCATCAGAGATGtcacactggagaaaagccctatgagtgcagtgaatgtggaagAGCCTTTGGTCATATTTCATCCCTTATTAAACATCAGAGAACTCATACTGGAGAAAAGCCCTATGAATGCAGCGAATGTGGGAGAGCCTTTAGCCAGAGTTCATCTCTTGTTCTACATTATAGatttcatactggagagaaaccctacaaatgtaatgaatgtggaagGGCCTTTGGTCATACTTCATCCCTTATTAAACACCAGAGAACtcacactggagaaaagcccTATGAATGCAGAGAATGTGGGAGAACCTTCAGCCAGAGTTCCTCTCTCATTGTACATTACAGAtttcatacaggagagaaaccctacaaATGTAATagatgtgggaaagccttcagccAGAGTTCTTCTCTCACTCAACATTATAGATTTCATACcggagagaaaccctataaatgtAACGAATGTGGAAGAGCCTTTGCTCACACTGCATCTCTTATTAAACATCAGAAAAGTCATGCTGGGAAAAAAACCCTATGA